The Marinilongibacter aquaticus genome has a window encoding:
- a CDS encoding M16 family metallopeptidase: MIEYEHFQLDNGLKVYLHRDTSTPMAVMNLVYNVGSRDEDEEKTGFAHLFEHLMFGGSKHIPSYDEPLQKVGGENNAFTSPDITNYYITLPAVNIETAFWLESDRMLSLSFDPEVLEVQRKVVIEEFKQRYLDQPYGDMWLKMRPLAYKNHPYRWATIGKELSHIENATMDDVKDFFYRFYRPDNATLVLAGNLDIDTVKQLSEKWFGAIPAGNHPERNLPQEHVQTEARNLEIRAKVPLNAIFKAYHIPGRYAAEYHKADLLSDVLGRGKSSRLYTSLVKEKKIFHSISAHVTGSVDTGLLLIQGHLNKGIEMQAADEAIMKTISQLSEEPMLNQELDKVKNQAESTLQFSEVDLLHRAMNLAFAANYGNAELCNEDAAQIRAINTEDILTSAKNILAPEKANTIYYYSNNQ, translated from the coding sequence ATGATTGAATACGAGCATTTTCAGCTTGACAACGGACTCAAAGTCTATCTTCACCGCGATACCAGCACACCAATGGCCGTCATGAACCTTGTCTACAATGTGGGTTCTCGCGACGAAGACGAAGAAAAAACAGGTTTTGCACATTTATTCGAGCACTTGATGTTCGGTGGATCGAAGCACATTCCCAGCTACGATGAACCGCTTCAAAAAGTGGGCGGTGAAAACAATGCCTTCACCTCGCCGGATATTACGAATTACTACATTACCTTGCCCGCGGTAAACATCGAAACCGCTTTCTGGCTTGAATCCGATCGCATGCTCAGCTTGTCTTTTGATCCGGAAGTTTTGGAAGTGCAACGCAAAGTGGTCATCGAAGAATTCAAGCAACGGTACCTCGACCAACCCTATGGCGATATGTGGTTAAAAATGAGGCCCTTGGCTTATAAAAATCATCCCTATCGCTGGGCCACTATCGGCAAAGAATTGAGCCATATCGAAAACGCCACGATGGATGATGTGAAAGATTTTTTCTATCGTTTTTACCGTCCAGACAATGCAACCCTAGTTTTGGCGGGAAATCTGGATATCGACACGGTGAAACAATTGAGCGAAAAGTGGTTCGGGGCAATTCCGGCCGGAAATCATCCCGAACGAAATCTGCCGCAAGAACATGTGCAAACCGAAGCAAGAAATTTAGAGATCAGAGCAAAAGTACCCTTGAACGCAATTTTCAAAGCATACCATATTCCAGGACGATACGCGGCCGAATATCACAAAGCCGATTTGTTGAGCGACGTTTTGGGACGAGGGAAATCATCTCGATTGTACACCTCATTGGTGAAGGAAAAGAAAATTTTCCACAGCATTTCGGCTCATGTCACGGGCTCTGTAGATACCGGATTGTTGCTCATTCAAGGACATCTGAACAAAGGGATCGAAATGCAGGCTGCGGACGAGGCGATTATGAAAACAATTTCCCAATTGAGCGAAGAGCCCATGTTGAATCAAGAATTGGACAAGGTGAAAAATCAGGCCGAATCCACTTTGCAATTCTCCGAAGTAGACTTGCTCCACAGGGCCATGAATCTTGCCTTTGCGGCGAATTATGGAAATGCCGAACTTTGCAACGAAGACGCGGCTCAAATACGTGCGATCAATACAGAAGACATTTTGACCTCGGCCAAAAATATCTTGGCTCCAGAGAAGGCCAATACCATATATTATTATTCAAACAACCAATAA
- the ispF gene encoding 2-C-methyl-D-erythritol 2,4-cyclodiphosphate synthase, which produces MKIKIGHGYDVHQLAEGYKLTLGGIEIPHHKGSMGHSDADVLLHALCDAILGALSLGDIGQHFKNTDPQWKGADSKIFLREVNKMILDRGWKVGNVDSTLILESPKIGKYVPEMKRAIAQCLEIAEDCVSIKATTSETMGFVGKGEGLEAHAVCLLFGAD; this is translated from the coding sequence ATGAAAATCAAAATAGGACACGGCTACGATGTACATCAACTTGCGGAAGGCTATAAGCTTACTTTAGGAGGGATAGAGATACCGCATCACAAAGGTTCGATGGGGCACTCAGACGCCGATGTACTGTTACATGCTCTCTGCGATGCCATTTTGGGAGCCCTTTCTTTGGGAGATATCGGTCAACATTTCAAAAATACCGACCCACAATGGAAAGGAGCCGACAGCAAGATTTTTTTACGCGAGGTGAACAAAATGATTCTTGACCGCGGCTGGAAAGTGGGCAATGTCGATTCCACTTTGATTCTTGAATCGCCGAAAATCGGTAAATATGTTCCTGAAATGAAAAGGGCCATCGCCCAATGTCTCGAAATTGCCGAAGATTGCGTGAGCATCAAGGCCACTACTTCCGAAACCATGGGTTTTGTAGGCAAGGGTGAAGGACTCGAAGCCCATGCCGTCTGTCTGCTTTTTGGTGCCGACTGA
- a CDS encoding sialate O-acetylesterase, producing the protein MLKLFPIVCFFCISTIALAQSKADRTANFPTQEKKVNSIPVKENLWVFILAGQSNMAGRGFVEPQDTIPSTRVLSINKNGELIYAKEPLHFYEPTMAGLDVGLTFGKTLLQSLPDSVSVLIIPTAVGGSAIDQWLENQTFRGVPLYSNFEEKVALAKKYGTIKGLIWHQGESDSSSEERIAKYSTKLAELMSRFRKSVGQDDLPIILGELGAYSKHKPAWKGINAQIEAYGQTDPLVRIVHTADLEHKGDFIHFNTESVRKLGKRYAQTFIDWQIH; encoded by the coding sequence ATGTTGAAATTATTCCCAATCGTTTGCTTCTTTTGCATTTCTACAATTGCCTTGGCTCAATCGAAGGCCGACCGCACCGCAAATTTTCCCACACAAGAAAAAAAAGTGAATTCCATTCCAGTCAAAGAAAACCTGTGGGTCTTCATACTTGCGGGACAATCGAATATGGCTGGACGCGGATTTGTAGAACCGCAAGATACCATCCCCTCGACCAGAGTATTGAGCATCAACAAAAACGGCGAACTGATCTATGCCAAAGAGCCGCTACATTTTTATGAACCCACGATGGCGGGCCTCGATGTGGGACTTACATTTGGCAAAACGCTGCTTCAATCTTTACCCGACTCCGTAAGTGTTTTAATCATTCCCACAGCAGTGGGCGGCAGTGCCATCGATCAATGGTTAGAAAATCAAACCTTTCGTGGAGTTCCTTTGTATAGCAATTTTGAAGAAAAAGTGGCTTTGGCTAAAAAATACGGCACAATAAAAGGACTCATTTGGCATCAAGGCGAATCCGACAGCTCGAGCGAAGAACGCATCGCAAAGTACAGCACAAAATTAGCGGAGCTGATGTCTCGGTTTCGAAAATCCGTTGGGCAAGATGATTTGCCCATTATTCTTGGCGAGTTGGGTGCATATTCCAAACACAAGCCAGCTTGGAAAGGAATCAATGCACAAATCGAAGCCTACGGACAAACCGACCCTTTGGTACGTATTGTACACACCGCCGATCTTGAACACAAAGGCGATTTCATTCATTTCAATACCGAAAGTGTAAGAAAATTGGGCAAGCGTTACGCCCAAACTTTTATCGATTGGCAAATCCATTGA
- a CDS encoding VOC family protein yields MNQIAYFEIQASDCALIKDFYQSIFAWTFSKVDGIPIEYYTIETEGIRGGLLKRPAQTPGAGFGTNAFTCSMQVADFDACQKDIIEHGGQIALEKFAIPGRCYQGYFIDPDGNTFGIFEVDENAA; encoded by the coding sequence ATGAATCAAATTGCCTACTTCGAGATTCAGGCCTCGGATTGTGCCTTGATCAAAGATTTCTACCAAAGCATTTTTGCTTGGACTTTCAGCAAAGTGGACGGTATCCCGATTGAATATTACACCATCGAAACCGAAGGCATTCGCGGTGGATTGCTCAAACGGCCTGCACAAACACCCGGTGCTGGATTCGGCACCAATGCCTTTACCTGTTCGATGCAAGTGGCAGATTTCGATGCATGCCAAAAAGACATAATCGAACACGGTGGGCAAATCGCTCTTGAAAAATTCGCCATTCCGGGACGCTGCTACCAAGGCTATTTCATCGATCCGGATGGCAACACATTCGGTATTTTTGAAGTGGACGAAAACGCCGCCTAA